In Cryptomeria japonica chromosome 10, Sugi_1.0, whole genome shotgun sequence, a genomic segment contains:
- the LOC131061712 gene encoding cyclin-dependent kinase F-1 — MLPLGSCCSTASDSSAPSNKVIKMENDDVQSSWSLHGNRDITSRYEILERVGSGTYSDVYRGRRKEDGLIVALKEIHDYQSSLREIEALCRLRLTGSPNVVWLYEWFWREHEDAVLVLEFLQSDLYSVIRSAKKDGMGIPEREVKTWMIQVLQGVADCHANFVVHRDLKPSNLLISADGVLKVADFGQARILEEPVTNSTGECEHPDDMVVDVLGERRLENSVNAEKLPNEGDVNSTSATESTSEGFAKPGHSDLGWKNEGMAESELTCGVGTRWYRAPELLYGATVYGKEVDLWSLGCIFGELLILEPLFPGTSDVDQLSRLVRVLGSPTEENWPGCSNLPDYGKICFPGNSSHLGLKNHVPNCSESAFSILERLVCYDPTARLNAAEVLENRYFIEEPIPALAHELKVPPPQKDDEICSDDEWDKRKNDESDSDFEGMDGFNVIHSSTGFSIQFEKFP, encoded by the exons ATGCTCCCTCTCGGCTCCTGCTGCTCAACTGCCTCTGATTCAAGTGCTCCTTCGAACAAGGTCATAAAAATGGAGAATGATGATGTGCAGAGCAGTTGGAGTCTTCATGGAAATAGGGATATCACCTCGCGCTATGAAATTCTGGAAAGGGTGGGCAGTGGGACTTATTCCGATGTATATAGAGGCAGGAGAAAGGAGGACGGGTTGATTGTAGCCTTAAAGGAAATTCATGATTACCAGAGCAGTTTGAGAGAGATTGAAGCCCTTTGCAGGCTGAGATTGACTGGGTCCCCAAATGTTGTTTGGCTTTATGAGTGGTTTTGGAGAGAGCATGAAGATGCAGTTTTGGTGTTGGAGTTTTTGCAATCTGATCTTTATTCTGTAATTAGGTCTGCAAAGAAGGATGGGATGGGAATTCCTGAAAGAGAGGTTAAGACATGGATGATTCAGGTCTTACAGGGAGTGGCTGATTGCCATGCTAATTTTGTCGTCCATCGTGACCTGAAGCCTTCCAATCTACTAATTTCGGCTGATGGAGTTCTCAAGGTTGCTGATTTTGGACAG GCAAGGATTTTAGAGGAGCCTGTTACAAATTCGACAGGAGAATGTGAACATCCAGATGATATGGTTGTGGATGTCTTGGGAGAAAGAAGATTGGAGAATAGTGTTAATGCTGAAAAACTGCCAAATGAAGGGGATGTAAATTCAACTTCTGCAACTGAATCAACTTCTGAAGGTTTTGCAAAGCCTGGACACTCAGATTTGGGGTGGAAAAATGAAGGCATGGCTGAGTCTGAACTTACTTGTGGTGTGGGAACCAGATGGTACAGAGCCCCAGAATTGCTGTATGGAGCAACAGTCTACGGAAAGGAAGTTGATTTATGGTCATTAGGCTGTATCTTTGGAGAGCTGCTGATTTTAGAACCTCTATTTCCTGGCACTTCAGATGTTGATCAGCTTAGCAGACTGGTTAGAGTTCTAGGGAGTCCAACTGAGGAAAATTGGCCTGGATGTTCTAATCTTCCCGATTATGGGAAGATTTGTTTTCCTGGTAACTCTTCTCATTTAGGTTTGAAGAATCATGTTCCAAATTGTTCCGAGAGTGCCTTTTCTATCTTAGAAAGACTTGTCTGCTATGACCCTACAGCTCGGCTTAATGCAGCAGAGGTTCTTGAGAATAGATACTTCATTGAGGAGCCCATTCCTGCCCTAGCACATGAATTGAAAGTTCCACCACCTCAGAAAGATGATGAAATATGCTCAGATGATGAATGGGACAAAAGGAAGAATGATGAATCAGATTCAGATTTTGAAGGCATGGATGGTTTTAATGTGATTCACTCAAGTACTGGTTTCTCAATCCAGTTTGAAAAGTTCCCATAA